Within Pyramidobacter piscolens W5455, the genomic segment TGTGCGTCGTCATTGCACTGATCGCCGAGGCTCTCGGCGTAAGGAAGCTGCAGATCACGCCGGCGGTCGGTTTCAGTCTGTTCCCGATGCTGTACGCCATGGCCGTCGGCATCGTCATGGGAGCGTGGAAGCTCTTTTCGCTGGAGACGATGAAGCAGGCGTCGGCCTATACCACGATTTCGGTCATGTTCCTGACGGCGAAGGTCGCCTCCGACATCGCTCCCGGGCTTTATAAAATTTATGCGGAAGGCAAACTTGGCGGAACGGCGCTGGCTTTGATCCTGCAAGAGTTCGGCAACATGGGCACGGCGATTCTCGGCGTGCCGGCCGCCGTCTTTCTGTTCAAAATGGGCCGCGCCGCCATCGGCTGCACCGTCTCCACGTCGCGCGAAGGCACCATCGCCATTATCGGCGAGCTGTACGGCCTGGACAGCGACGAGGGGATCGGCGTCATGGGCGGTTATGTGACCGGTACCGTGCTGGGCACGATTTTCTTCGGGCTGATGGCCTCTCTCTGCGCCCGTTCCGGCCTGTTCCATCCTTACGCGCTGGGAGCCGCCTGCGGCGTCGGTTCCGCCTCGATGATGTCCG encodes:
- a CDS encoding DUF3100 domain-containing protein → MQDFFKDWKVHALCVVIALIAEALGVRKLQITPAVGFSLFPMLYAMAVGIVMGAWKLFSLETMKQASAYTTISVMFLTAKVASDIAPGLYKIYAEGKLGGTALALILQEFGNMGTAILGVPAAVFLFKMGRAAIGCTVSTSREGTIAIIGELYGLDSDEGIGVMGGYVTGTVLGTIFFGLMASLCARSGLFHPYALGAACGVGSASMMSASLGALQVEFPEMAKDIQTYAYTSQALTNADGMLMNLLLTLPMTNWLYEKCAGIRGLEIKARPLPDLGGAEEKIEAEDIEES